In the genome of Mucisphaera calidilacus, one region contains:
- a CDS encoding site-2 protease family protein — translation MLENSYIAMALFILGFGFLIFIHELGHFLAAKAVGIRCTQFAIGFGQALLCWRKGIGIRFGSTEPEYLKQLIEELDKDREDGPAADPDLYEQRLLEIGDERVDQAHAKLGLGETEYRLNYLPLGGYVKMLGQEDLDPSAQSASPRSFNSKSIPARALVISAGVIMNLITGFVVFVPAFLAGVDFPAAEVGMIAPDSPAEKAQPIDAPEGTPPGLQLGDTIIQIDGEPIRDMVDVGISIALAAADTDREVTVERPGLANPLTYVVTPKPDARREGLLSIGIGPSSTLDVAFVAENSKARNANIRKGMTLSSVNDRAITRFHELRQAVSDANGQPTTLTFTNQASAVALDIQPQPGIWYDDDLADIIGIEPATLVTLVVEDSPAARAGIQPGDVIARLGSSTFPTLSRLQSEVENANAQPMRLAVLRNHQTVDLGNITPVNGRIGVGIEPALAGGPVGERAAGKTSALPVGSSVDWLEWQRQLAGSNEGPITLSYQQNDASSVYIPSLSAEQRAQLRAAGWILPPLGIGFKDLQIALKGDSITEAVELGVMKTGDFMAQTYLTLLRLFQGSVQVANLRGPVGIVDEGQKVASRGWPYLLFFLGLISINLAVLNFLPLPIVDGGLMVFLMIEAIRGKPASVRIQQAATIAGLALLGCLFLYVTFNDLWRIFLT, via the coding sequence ATGCTCGAGAATTCGTACATCGCGATGGCCCTCTTCATCCTCGGGTTCGGCTTCCTCATCTTCATCCACGAGCTCGGCCACTTCCTTGCCGCCAAGGCTGTCGGCATCCGCTGCACGCAGTTCGCCATCGGCTTTGGTCAGGCGCTGCTCTGCTGGCGCAAGGGCATTGGCATCCGCTTCGGCTCCACCGAACCGGAGTACCTCAAGCAGCTCATCGAGGAACTCGACAAGGACCGCGAAGACGGGCCCGCCGCCGATCCGGACTTGTATGAGCAGAGACTCCTCGAGATCGGCGACGAGCGTGTTGACCAGGCCCACGCCAAACTCGGCCTCGGCGAAACCGAATACCGCCTGAACTACCTCCCGCTTGGTGGGTACGTCAAGATGCTCGGGCAGGAAGACCTCGACCCCTCCGCCCAGAGCGCCAGCCCGCGATCGTTCAACAGCAAGTCCATCCCCGCTCGTGCGCTGGTCATCTCCGCCGGCGTCATCATGAACCTCATCACCGGCTTCGTCGTCTTCGTTCCCGCCTTTCTCGCGGGGGTCGACTTCCCCGCCGCCGAGGTCGGCATGATCGCGCCTGACTCGCCCGCCGAGAAGGCCCAGCCCATCGACGCGCCCGAGGGCACTCCGCCCGGGCTCCAACTCGGTGACACCATCATCCAGATCGACGGCGAACCGATCCGCGACATGGTCGACGTCGGTATCTCCATCGCCCTCGCCGCCGCTGACACCGATCGCGAGGTCACCGTCGAACGCCCGGGGCTCGCCAACCCACTCACCTACGTCGTGACACCCAAGCCCGACGCACGCCGCGAGGGCCTGCTCTCGATTGGCATCGGTCCCAGCTCGACGCTTGATGTCGCCTTTGTCGCGGAGAACAGCAAGGCCAGAAACGCCAACATCCGCAAGGGCATGACCCTCAGCAGCGTGAACGACCGCGCCATCACACGTTTCCACGAGCTCCGACAGGCCGTCAGCGACGCCAACGGCCAGCCGACCACTCTGACCTTCACCAACCAAGCGTCGGCCGTCGCTCTCGACATCCAGCCACAGCCCGGCATCTGGTACGACGATGACCTCGCCGACATCATCGGCATTGAGCCCGCCACTCTCGTGACCTTGGTCGTCGAGGACAGCCCTGCGGCCCGTGCCGGCATTCAGCCGGGCGACGTCATCGCACGGCTCGGCAGCAGCACCTTCCCGACGCTCTCGCGTCTCCAGAGTGAGGTCGAGAACGCCAACGCCCAGCCCATGCGGCTCGCCGTCCTCCGGAACCATCAGACTGTCGATCTCGGCAACATCACACCTGTCAACGGTCGCATCGGCGTCGGCATCGAGCCCGCGCTCGCGGGCGGGCCTGTCGGCGAACGTGCCGCCGGCAAAACCTCCGCCCTGCCCGTCGGCAGCAGCGTCGACTGGCTCGAGTGGCAGCGCCAGCTCGCAGGCAGCAACGAAGGCCCCATCACCCTCAGTTACCAGCAGAACGATGCCTCCTCGGTCTACATCCCGAGCCTGTCCGCCGAGCAACGCGCACAACTCCGGGCCGCCGGCTGGATCCTCCCACCCCTCGGTATCGGCTTCAAGGACCTCCAGATCGCGCTCAAGGGCGACTCCATTACCGAGGCCGTCGAGCTCGGCGTCATGAAGACCGGCGACTTTATGGCACAGACCTACCTCACTCTGCTGCGACTCTTTCAGGGCTCCGTCCAGGTCGCCAACCTCCGCGGCCCCGTCGGTATTGTTGACGAGGGCCAGAAAGTCGCCTCGCGTGGCTGGCCCTACCTGCTCTTCTTCCTCGGGCTCATTTCGATCAACCTCGCGGTCCTGAACTTCCTGCCGCTGCCCATCGTTGATGGCGGGCTCATGGTCTTCCTGATGATCGAGGCGATCCGGGGCAAGCCAGCCTCTGTCCGGATCCAGCAGGCCGCCACCATCGCGGGCCTCGCGCTGCTCGGGTGCCTCTTTCTCTACGTCACGTTCAACGACCTCTGGCGCATCTTCCTGACCTGA
- the dxr gene encoding 1-deoxy-D-xylulose-5-phosphate reductoisomerase, protein MTENLWPKRLIVLGSTGSIGLNTLKVIEHLNRSRPGCIEVVGLAAGRSVRALAQQAERFNVPTVAVAQPHLARELGAALPRTTKVLAGPDAAEQLVRDTEATDVAGAIVGAAGLPAMVAAAELGRRIHLANKETLVAAGDLVTRLADRSGAVILPVDSEHAAIAQCLEGAQHKDVMRLVLTASGGPFREASAETIRNATVDQALKHPTWKMGPKITIDSATMMNKALEIIEAHWLFKQPGERIDVVIHPQSIIHSFVEFKDHSILAQLGPPDMCGPIQHAMTYPDKWGGCAQQLDWTRLGTLDFQPPDGDRFPALRLAYRVIDLGGTAGAIVNAANEVAVHAFIDQRIRFGQIPELAQQALETLPVEPVKTLAGVLDADAAARDFVREELNRLEPAAVTPQAASPRSARKD, encoded by the coding sequence GTGACCGAGAACCTCTGGCCCAAACGACTGATCGTCCTGGGCTCCACGGGCTCGATCGGCCTCAACACACTCAAGGTGATCGAGCACCTCAACCGCAGCCGCCCCGGCTGCATCGAGGTTGTCGGGCTTGCCGCGGGGCGCAGCGTGCGTGCCCTGGCGCAGCAGGCCGAGCGTTTCAATGTCCCGACTGTCGCCGTCGCCCAGCCACACCTCGCGCGTGAACTCGGTGCCGCCCTGCCCAGAACCACGAAGGTCCTCGCCGGCCCCGATGCCGCCGAACAGCTCGTCCGTGACACCGAAGCCACCGATGTCGCCGGCGCAATCGTCGGTGCCGCAGGACTCCCGGCCATGGTCGCCGCCGCCGAGCTCGGCCGACGCATCCATCTGGCCAACAAGGAAACTCTCGTCGCAGCGGGTGATCTCGTCACGCGACTGGCCGACCGGTCCGGGGCTGTGATTCTCCCCGTCGACTCCGAACACGCCGCGATCGCACAATGCCTCGAGGGCGCACAGCACAAGGACGTCATGCGTCTCGTCCTCACCGCCTCAGGCGGCCCCTTTCGCGAGGCCTCTGCCGAGACCATTCGTAACGCCACCGTCGACCAGGCCCTCAAACACCCCACCTGGAAGATGGGCCCCAAGATCACCATCGACTCCGCGACCATGATGAACAAGGCGCTCGAGATCATCGAGGCCCACTGGCTCTTCAAGCAGCCCGGCGAACGTATTGATGTGGTAATCCACCCTCAGTCGATCATCCACAGCTTCGTCGAGTTCAAGGATCACTCGATCCTCGCCCAGCTCGGGCCGCCGGACATGTGCGGGCCTATCCAGCACGCCATGACCTACCCCGACAAGTGGGGCGGATGCGCGCAGCAACTCGACTGGACACGGCTGGGCACCCTGGACTTTCAGCCGCCGGATGGCGACCGCTTCCCCGCGCTGCGACTCGCCTATCGTGTCATCGACCTGGGCGGAACGGCCGGCGCGATCGTCAACGCTGCGAATGAAGTCGCCGTCCACGCCTTCATCGACCAGCGCATACGATTCGGCCAGATCCCCGAGCTCGCTCAGCAGGCCCTTGAAACGCTGCCCGTTGAGCCGGTGAAAACGCTCGCGGGTGTCCTCGACGCCGACGCCGCGGCACGCGACTTTGTCCGCGAGGAACTGAACCGTCTGGAACCCGCTGCCGTAACCCCACAGGCCGCCTCGCCACGATCCGCCCGGAAGGACTGA
- a CDS encoding Rne/Rng family ribonuclease, with product MLINDVAGEECRIAIVNDGRLEEFYQERVSADSHVGNIYLGKVTNVEPSIQAAFVDFGLERNGFLHVSDLHPMYFPGEAREAFERVGVKTPRRERPPIQECLRKGSKIIVQVLKEGIGTKGPTLTSYPSIPGRYLVMMPHMKHAGVSRKVEDDDARREARQILKDLAPPEELGFIVRTAGIGQTKTELKRDLAYLTRLWKSIEKRKKKIRSVGELYEESDLIIRTLRDIYTTAIEEIVVDSARAAQRVADFLAVVNPRTKTRVFHYDDPIPLYHRHRIEEQIENISAREVPLKSGGSLVFDQAEALVAIDVNSGKSRDAKDAESNAFNTNAEAVEEIARQLRLRDLGGVIVADLIDMNLAKNRRTIESRFKALMKEDRARTRVGSISMFGTLELTRQRMRPSLRKSLYEDCPACNGSGQVKSGESVVLHVMRELAYVLHRENIARVELTISPDVAFQLLNRRRRQLVDLEKRYGKEVLVRVGGNAIDYVSITAIDDRGAQINMAAMNEALRKRMAQAPQLHEVIGRAAGIIEIEEEHEPQAEPETSAEQPAKEKGLSGSYLDIADDEEDDEGTGKKRRRRRRGGRRRRKSGDSDENEAGSAEPAAEERPEAETSEGEPAAAEPPSDDEDAPKKKRRRRRRRKSGETADTADQQGDQTSSSDDEREAEGEEAPAEPAPKPLSAREVAAMHARTARGVEPTETVLKEKVEDEAKPAEQAEADEEAPPKKKRTRRRSKKTPTKKAAEDQTVVDEAAQSDDTATDDTPAEDPPKKKKRTRRRSKKTTTQKATDEAPADAEPTTTGYANTVLAGETES from the coding sequence ATGCTGATCAACGATGTCGCCGGCGAAGAGTGCCGCATCGCCATCGTCAACGACGGACGTCTCGAAGAGTTCTATCAGGAGAGGGTGTCTGCCGACTCGCACGTCGGCAACATCTACCTCGGCAAGGTCACCAACGTCGAGCCCTCGATTCAGGCGGCGTTCGTTGACTTCGGGCTCGAGCGCAACGGCTTCCTGCACGTCTCCGACCTGCACCCGATGTACTTCCCGGGCGAGGCCCGCGAGGCCTTCGAGCGTGTCGGCGTCAAGACGCCGCGACGCGAGCGCCCGCCCATCCAGGAATGCCTCCGCAAGGGGTCGAAGATTATCGTGCAGGTCCTGAAGGAGGGCATCGGCACCAAGGGTCCGACGCTCACCAGCTACCCCTCCATCCCCGGCCGTTACCTGGTGATGATGCCCCACATGAAGCACGCCGGGGTTTCGCGCAAGGTCGAGGACGACGACGCGAGGCGCGAGGCACGCCAGATCCTCAAGGACCTCGCGCCGCCCGAGGAACTCGGGTTCATCGTCCGGACCGCCGGCATCGGCCAGACCAAGACCGAGCTCAAGCGCGACCTCGCCTACCTCACACGGCTCTGGAAGTCGATCGAGAAGCGGAAGAAGAAGATCCGGAGCGTCGGCGAGTTGTACGAAGAGTCGGATCTGATCATCCGCACGCTCCGCGACATCTACACCACGGCTATCGAAGAAATCGTTGTCGATTCTGCCCGTGCCGCTCAACGCGTCGCCGACTTTCTCGCCGTCGTCAACCCGCGCACGAAAACCCGCGTGTTCCACTACGACGACCCGATACCTCTGTATCACCGGCACCGTATCGAAGAGCAGATCGAGAACATTTCTGCGCGTGAGGTTCCCCTGAAGTCGGGTGGTTCGCTGGTCTTCGACCAGGCGGAGGCCCTCGTCGCCATCGACGTGAACTCCGGCAAGAGCCGTGACGCCAAGGACGCCGAGTCCAACGCCTTCAACACGAACGCCGAGGCCGTCGAGGAGATCGCGCGTCAGCTTCGTCTCCGCGACCTTGGCGGGGTGATTGTCGCCGACCTCATCGATATGAATCTGGCCAAGAACCGGCGCACCATCGAGTCGCGGTTCAAGGCTCTGATGAAGGAAGACCGCGCACGCACGCGTGTCGGCTCCATCAGCATGTTCGGGACTCTGGAGCTGACCCGCCAGCGCATGCGTCCGTCGCTGCGCAAGTCTCTGTACGAGGACTGCCCGGCCTGCAACGGCTCGGGGCAGGTCAAGAGCGGCGAGTCGGTCGTGCTCCACGTCATGCGTGAACTCGCCTATGTGCTCCACCGCGAGAACATCGCGCGTGTCGAGCTCACGATCAGTCCGGACGTCGCCTTCCAGCTGCTGAACCGTCGTCGGCGACAGCTCGTGGATCTCGAGAAACGGTACGGCAAGGAGGTACTCGTCCGCGTGGGCGGCAACGCGATTGATTACGTTTCGATCACCGCCATCGACGACCGCGGCGCACAGATCAACATGGCCGCCATGAACGAGGCCCTCCGCAAGCGTATGGCGCAGGCGCCTCAGCTCCACGAGGTCATCGGACGTGCTGCGGGCATCATCGAGATCGAGGAAGAGCACGAGCCTCAGGCCGAACCCGAAACCTCTGCGGAGCAGCCCGCCAAGGAGAAGGGCCTCTCCGGCAGCTACCTCGATATTGCCGACGACGAGGAGGACGACGAGGGAACCGGCAAGAAACGGCGCCGAAGAAGGCGAGGCGGCCGACGCCGACGCAAGTCAGGCGACAGCGACGAGAACGAGGCGGGTTCAGCCGAGCCAGCCGCTGAGGAACGACCGGAAGCCGAGACCTCGGAGGGCGAGCCGGCTGCCGCTGAACCGCCGAGCGATGACGAGGATGCGCCCAAGAAGAAGCGTCGACGCCGACGACGACGCAAGTCGGGCGAGACCGCCGACACCGCGGATCAGCAAGGCGATCAGACCTCCTCGTCGGATGACGAGCGTGAGGCCGAGGGAGAAGAGGCTCCCGCCGAGCCCGCCCCCAAGCCGCTGAGCGCCCGCGAGGTCGCTGCCATGCATGCGCGCACGGCCCGAGGCGTCGAGCCGACCGAAACCGTCCTCAAGGAGAAGGTGGAGGACGAAGCGAAACCTGCCGAGCAGGCCGAGGCCGACGAGGAGGCACCCCCCAAGAAGAAGCGCACTCGTCGCCGGTCCAAGAAGACCCCCACCAAGAAAGCCGCTGAGGATCAGACCGTTGTTGACGAAGCGGCGCAATCCGACGACACCGCCACCGACGACACACCGGCCGAAGACCCTCCCAAGAAGAAAAAGCGTACGCGACGGCGGTCCAAGAAGACGACGACCCAGAAGGCAACGGACGAAGCACCCGCTGACGCCGAGCCGACCACCACGGGCTACGCCAACACCGTCCTCGCCGGGGAGACCGAATCGTGA
- the ptsP gene encoding phosphoenolpyruvate--protein phosphotransferase — MLIKQGIPVSPGVALHKALVLDSEDQPVPRRTVPASRVLTELTLFDEAVARSIKQLRDLEKQTTESLGSELARIFAFHIGMLNDTNLLDQVRTLIRADRVTAEYAVSTVLRRLEDVFLEQDASYFRDRVGDINDLERRVLKELRPAAKSKLHDLTEPVVLIAHDLTPSQTADFDRSKVMAIAIDAGGRTSHTAILAHALGIPAVVGLGDLTQSVTSGDAVIIDGNLGRVVISPDSESVLAYQQAARRFAAFTNELAEIQSKPAETTDGVAIELLANIEFPTEIHDALAQGAVGVGLYRTEFLYLGSESPPSEDEQVLSYVEAIRSLDGRPLTIRTLDLGADKVAPGLGALTTAERNPFLGCRSIRLCLQNLPMFRTQIRAILRASAEGPVRVMFPLISNINELRQARMIFSDVCEDLEDQGIPFNEDIPIGMMIEVPSAAIQAATFAREVDFFSVGTNDLIQYTVAVDRSNEKIASLYSAAHPAVIALVRDVVRVARRAKIGISLCGEMAGEPEFALLLLGLGLRSLSVTPPAIPGVKKLIRSVSMSQCERIARRVRSFDSDREVSNYLRDEAERMMPEAFGGRSITY; from the coding sequence ATGCTGATCAAACAGGGCATCCCGGTATCACCCGGCGTCGCGTTGCACAAGGCGCTGGTTCTCGATTCGGAGGACCAGCCGGTGCCGCGTCGCACGGTGCCGGCGTCTCGGGTTCTCACCGAGCTGACGCTTTTTGACGAGGCGGTCGCCCGTTCGATCAAGCAGCTGCGTGACCTTGAGAAGCAGACGACCGAGAGCCTGGGCAGCGAGCTTGCGCGCATCTTCGCTTTCCACATCGGTATGCTCAATGACACGAATCTGCTGGACCAGGTCCGGACGCTCATCCGTGCAGACCGGGTCACGGCCGAGTACGCCGTCTCGACGGTCCTGCGGCGGCTCGAGGACGTCTTTCTTGAGCAGGACGCCAGCTACTTCCGTGACCGCGTGGGTGACATCAACGATCTTGAGCGTCGTGTGCTCAAGGAATTGCGGCCGGCGGCCAAGAGCAAGCTGCACGATCTCACCGAGCCGGTTGTCCTGATCGCTCACGACCTGACGCCGAGCCAGACGGCCGATTTTGACCGCAGCAAGGTGATGGCGATCGCGATTGATGCGGGAGGGCGCACCAGCCACACTGCGATCCTCGCGCACGCGCTCGGTATCCCGGCGGTGGTGGGTCTTGGTGACCTGACTCAGTCGGTGACGTCGGGTGATGCCGTGATCATCGACGGCAACCTTGGCCGCGTGGTGATCAGCCCGGACTCCGAGAGCGTTCTTGCCTATCAGCAGGCGGCCCGGCGTTTTGCCGCTTTCACCAACGAGCTGGCGGAGATCCAGTCCAAGCCGGCCGAGACCACGGACGGCGTCGCGATCGAGCTTCTGGCCAACATCGAGTTTCCCACGGAGATCCACGACGCGCTGGCGCAGGGAGCGGTCGGTGTCGGTCTCTACCGAACCGAATTCCTTTACCTCGGCTCCGAGTCGCCGCCTTCCGAGGACGAGCAGGTGCTCAGCTACGTCGAGGCGATCCGATCACTCGACGGCAGGCCCCTGACGATCCGCACGCTTGATCTTGGAGCTGACAAGGTGGCCCCCGGCCTCGGTGCGCTCACGACCGCCGAGCGCAACCCCTTCCTCGGCTGCCGATCGATCCGGCTGTGCCTGCAGAACCTCCCGATGTTCCGAACCCAGATCCGTGCGATTCTGCGTGCGAGTGCGGAGGGGCCGGTGCGTGTGATGTTCCCGCTTATCAGCAACATCAACGAGTTGCGGCAGGCACGCATGATTTTTTCGGACGTGTGCGAGGATCTCGAGGATCAGGGGATTCCTTTCAACGAGGACATCCCGATCGGGATGATGATCGAGGTGCCCTCCGCCGCGATCCAGGCGGCGACTTTCGCCCGAGAGGTCGACTTCTTCTCGGTCGGTACCAACGACCTCATCCAGTACACCGTGGCTGTCGACCGAAGTAATGAGAAGATCGCCAGTCTGTATTCGGCGGCCCATCCCGCTGTGATCGCGTTGGTGCGTGACGTCGTGCGTGTTGCCCGGCGTGCCAAGATCGGCATCAGTCTGTGCGGCGAGATGGCGGGGGAACCGGAATTCGCCCTGCTACTGCTGGGACTCGGACTCCGTTCGCTCTCGGTGACGCCGCCGGCCATCCCGGGCGTGAAGAAGCTGATACGATCCGTGTCGATGAGCCAGTGCGAGCGTATCGCCCGCAGGGTCCGATCGTTTGATTCAGACCGCGAAGTCTCAAATTACCTTCGCGATGAAGCGGAAAGAATGATGCCTGAGGCGTTTGGTGGCCGTTCCATCACGTATTGA
- the metK gene encoding methionine adenosyltransferase, whose product MPKRGHTLFTSESVSMGHPDKVSDQISDAVLDLLIGLDPAARVACETMCTTGLVVIGGEITVHTPKAVAALNDVEDACRDTLKKIGYTGDIGMRFDADGCGVVRTFHGQSADISRGVDDKTTKGKQKEPGAGDQGLMFGFACRETASLMPLPIDLSHRLVERHAMIRNANKIKGLRPDAKSQVTVEYDENGRPACIDTVVLSTQHTADWNGAKKQAKLKQEIIKHVINPVMPKKLYDPKRVTIHVNPTGQFEVGGPHGDVGLTGRKIIVDTYGGRGRHGGGAFSGKDPSKVDRSAAYMARYVAKNVVAARLAEQCEVQLSYAIGVAEPTSVNVETFGTSKIDEHELAEAIVDIFPLTPRGIIEHLKLRSPIYTLTAAHGHFGRKPGKVSVNGKQYETFTWEKTDLADALAKALR is encoded by the coding sequence ATGCCCAAGCGCGGCCACACCCTCTTTACCAGCGAATCCGTTTCCATGGGGCACCCCGACAAGGTCTCCGACCAGATCTCGGACGCGGTCCTCGACCTCCTGATCGGTCTCGACCCGGCTGCACGCGTGGCCTGCGAGACGATGTGCACGACGGGCCTTGTCGTCATCGGTGGTGAGATCACGGTCCACACGCCCAAGGCGGTCGCCGCCCTGAACGACGTGGAAGATGCCTGCCGTGACACGCTCAAGAAGATCGGCTACACCGGCGACATCGGCATGCGTTTTGATGCTGACGGTTGTGGTGTCGTGCGTACCTTCCACGGCCAGTCGGCCGACATCAGCCGTGGTGTCGACGACAAGACGACCAAGGGCAAGCAGAAGGAGCCGGGTGCCGGCGACCAGGGGCTGATGTTCGGCTTCGCCTGCCGCGAGACGGCGTCGCTGATGCCGTTGCCGATCGATCTGTCCCACCGCCTGGTCGAGCGTCACGCGATGATCCGCAACGCGAACAAGATCAAGGGTCTGCGGCCCGACGCCAAGAGCCAGGTGACTGTTGAGTATGACGAGAACGGTCGTCCGGCGTGCATCGACACCGTGGTTCTCTCCACGCAGCACACGGCTGATTGGAACGGTGCGAAGAAGCAGGCGAAGCTCAAGCAGGAGATCATCAAGCACGTCATCAACCCGGTGATGCCCAAAAAGCTCTACGACCCGAAGCGGGTCACGATCCACGTCAACCCGACCGGTCAGTTCGAGGTGGGTGGCCCGCACGGAGACGTCGGTCTCACGGGTCGCAAGATTATCGTGGACACCTACGGCGGGCGCGGACGCCATGGCGGCGGCGCCTTCTCGGGCAAGGACCCTTCGAAGGTCGACCGTTCGGCGGCCTACATGGCGCGTTACGTGGCGAAGAACGTGGTGGCCGCGAGGCTGGCGGAGCAGTGCGAGGTTCAGCTCTCCTACGCGATCGGTGTTGCCGAGCCGACGTCGGTGAACGTCGAGACGTTCGGGACCTCGAAGATCGACGAGCACGAGTTGGCTGAGGCCATCGTCGACATCTTCCCGCTGACGCCGCGTGGGATCATTGAGCACCTGAAGCTGCGCAGCCCGATTTACACGCTGACGGCGGCCCACGGCCACTTCGGACGGAAGCCCGGGAAGGTCAGTGTCAACGGCAAGCAGTACGAGACGTTCACCTGGGAGAAGACCGATTTGGCCGACGCTTTGGCCAAGGCCCTTCGCTGA
- a CDS encoding coiled-coil domain-containing protein, with protein MNANTTTANSGQLDLNATRGLQAELASVVDRAHQERLRLLRLIREFEARLAEVGTPIPAAKVQRLADRIGILDDAVSRRMEELDSETAASERRASEIERLIERADVARERLAESQKANAEVESAAISLQKQLREELEAGTRELRDRAADLAQPFREELIAEQERARERLAIDVQEVARPLAQHVERLLSHAEEQLEKRFERFDERLEQAILDRIEDQKQRTEEQFRDLAQGLDQRFTRAAGKVREQAGVVVEQSREMMREQLDAFTNEIQQQAEASLTSVKERLSEGSDACVASLRERLGHEIEGVRREAQANADAAINTTQKQNEKRLRDLDAAVESRRDELTARIEQVRDEAVEKASFAAEQVEASIRQSMVEANSRAAIAGEELVDELKAELQQRHESMLEVYRQQAERAWDVVREKADHAIEPITTLCDERVTQMREQIQSVFETESKAMQDRMSDLRDATHAMVSLVEAQLRRRVEGIRPTLADELTRAQQAIEQRITQSESQADALIEAGEQRIAERLEGLRPQIQKLTRQADQSVREALASIRQAMDQAAIQSDGKSETVVQQGSVEGALPAMARKVGKGTGKTERSEAA; from the coding sequence TTGAACGCCAACACGACAACAGCCAACAGCGGACAACTCGATCTGAACGCGACACGGGGCCTCCAGGCCGAACTCGCCAGTGTGGTCGATCGGGCCCATCAGGAACGCCTGCGGCTTCTGAGGCTGATCCGTGAATTCGAGGCACGACTCGCCGAGGTCGGCACGCCCATCCCCGCAGCGAAGGTCCAGCGGCTAGCCGACAGGATCGGGATCCTCGACGACGCGGTCTCCCGTCGCATGGAAGAACTCGACTCCGAGACAGCGGCATCCGAACGAAGAGCCAGCGAGATCGAACGGCTGATCGAACGCGCCGACGTGGCACGCGAGCGACTCGCCGAGAGCCAGAAGGCAAACGCCGAGGTCGAGTCCGCCGCGATCAGCCTGCAGAAGCAACTCCGTGAAGAACTCGAAGCGGGGACTCGCGAGCTGCGCGACCGCGCCGCCGACCTCGCTCAGCCCTTCCGCGAGGAACTCATCGCCGAGCAGGAACGAGCACGCGAGCGACTGGCAATCGACGTCCAGGAGGTGGCAAGGCCCCTGGCACAGCACGTCGAGCGGCTCCTCAGCCACGCCGAAGAACAACTGGAAAAGCGCTTCGAACGCTTCGACGAACGCCTGGAGCAGGCGATACTCGACCGCATCGAGGACCAGAAACAACGCACCGAAGAGCAGTTCCGCGACTTGGCACAAGGCCTCGATCAGCGGTTCACAAGGGCCGCGGGCAAGGTCCGCGAGCAGGCAGGCGTCGTCGTCGAACAGTCACGAGAGATGATGCGCGAGCAGCTCGACGCCTTCACCAACGAAATCCAGCAGCAGGCCGAGGCCTCACTCACTTCGGTGAAAGAGCGGCTGTCCGAGGGCAGCGACGCCTGTGTCGCCTCGCTCCGAGAACGGCTCGGACACGAGATCGAGGGCGTGCGCCGCGAGGCACAGGCCAACGCCGACGCCGCCATCAACACGACACAGAAACAGAACGAGAAACGGCTGCGCGACCTCGACGCAGCGGTGGAAAGCAGACGCGACGAACTCACGGCACGGATCGAGCAGGTCCGCGACGAGGCCGTTGAAAAGGCATCCTTCGCCGCCGAACAGGTCGAGGCATCCATCCGACAGTCGATGGTCGAGGCCAACAGCCGCGCCGCGATCGCAGGCGAAGAACTCGTCGACGAACTCAAGGCCGAACTACAACAACGCCACGAGAGCATGCTGGAGGTCTACCGCCAGCAGGCCGAACGCGCGTGGGACGTGGTCCGTGAGAAGGCCGACCACGCGATCGAACCCATCACCACCCTCTGCGACGAGCGCGTGACACAGATGCGCGAACAGATCCAGAGCGTCTTCGAGACCGAGTCCAAGGCCATGCAGGACCGTATGAGCGACCTGCGCGACGCGACGCACGCCATGGTCTCGCTCGTCGAAGCACAGCTGCGACGGCGTGTCGAGGGAATCCGACCGACCCTGGCCGACGAACTCACCAGGGCGCAGCAGGCCATCGAGCAGCGCATCACCCAGTCCGAGTCGCAGGCCGACGCACTCATCGAGGCGGGTGAGCAGCGGATCGCAGAGCGTCTGGAGGGCCTCCGCCCGCAGATCCAGAAACTGACACGCCAGGCCGACCAGTCGGTCCGCGAAGCACTGGCCTCGATCCGTCAGGCTATGGACCAGGCCGCGATCCAGAGCGACGGCAAGTCCGAAACAGTCGTGCAGCAGGGCTCTGTGGAAGGCGCACTGCCCGCCATGGCACGCAAGGTGGGCAAGGGCACGGGCAAGACCGAACGCTCCGAAGCAGCCTGA